A genomic region of Nostoc sp. UHCC 0702 contains the following coding sequences:
- a CDS encoding nucleic acid-binding protein has product MSKVIILDSTPVGLITNPKATPLAVQCQEWFSSLYDRGYEVILPEIIDYEIRRELLRANKLSGIRKLNQLKSEIIYLLITTEVMLKAAELWAEVRKQGKSTADNKALDGDVILASQSILVANYGHEVIIATSNKKHLSIFIDAQEWQEI; this is encoded by the coding sequence ATGAGTAAGGTTATTATTTTAGATTCTACACCTGTGGGATTAATTACTAATCCAAAAGCAACACCTCTAGCTGTGCAATGTCAAGAATGGTTTTCTAGTCTCTATGATAGAGGATATGAAGTAATTTTACCTGAAATTATAGATTATGAAATTAGACGAGAGTTGTTGAGAGCAAATAAATTATCAGGGATTAGAAAACTTAATCAACTCAAGTCAGAAATTATCTACCTTCTTATTACAACAGAGGTAATGTTGAAAGCAGCAGAGTTATGGGCTGAAGTCAGAAAGCAAGGTAAATCTACAGCAGATAATAAAGCGTTGGATGGAGATGTTATTTTAGCATCTCAATCTATTTTAGTTGCTAATTATGGACATGAGGTAATTATTGCCACAAGTAATAAAAAACATCTATCTATCTTTATTGATGCTCAGGAATGGCAAGAAATTTAG
- the petN gene encoding cytochrome b6-f complex subunit PetN — protein MAILTLGWVSLLVVFTWSIAMVVWGRNGL, from the coding sequence ATGGCGATTTTGACACTGGGTTGGGTATCACTGTTGGTTGTGTTTACTTGGTCAATTGCAATGGTAGTTTGGGGACGCAACGGATTATAG
- a CDS encoding carotenoid oxygenase family protein, translated as MQSFKIQQNPTLEKSYTRADWQGGYQSLNQEFDYWIDDVEGEIPSELQGTLFRNGPGLLDVNGQRIHHPFDGDGMISRVTFANGRAHFRNRFIRTEGYVAEQQAGKILYRGVFGTQKPGGWLANVFDFKLKNIANTNVIYWGGKLLALWEAAEPHLLDPYTLETLGREYFNGVLSSGEAFSAHPRFDPSCEQDGGEPCLVNFSIKPGLSTTITIFELNLAGKIVRKHAHSVPGFCFIHDFVITPHYCIFFQNPVSFNPIPFALGIRSAGECIDFQPHQPTRIIVIPRFPQTKETKVKILSTQSGFVFHHINAFEVGNEIFIDSICYESLPEVEPESDFRQVNFEAISPGQLWRFNLNLDDGTVQSKLIESRCCEFPTINPANVGRNYQYFYIGAAHAEIGNAPLQALLKIDLQSGERQLWSAAPRGFMGEPIFVPRPGSKGEDDGWVLALVYDAAAHRSDVVILDASDFSKGAIARLHLKHHIPYGLHGNFTSEIFAPI; from the coding sequence ATGCAAAGTTTCAAAATTCAACAAAACCCAACTTTAGAAAAATCCTACACTCGTGCAGATTGGCAAGGAGGATATCAATCCCTTAACCAAGAATTTGATTATTGGATTGATGATGTAGAAGGAGAAATTCCTTCAGAACTGCAAGGTACGCTGTTTAGAAACGGCCCTGGTTTACTGGATGTAAATGGACAACGCATTCATCATCCATTTGATGGTGATGGCATGATTAGTCGCGTCACTTTTGCCAATGGTCGTGCCCATTTTCGCAATCGTTTTATCCGCACCGAAGGCTATGTAGCAGAACAACAAGCCGGCAAAATTCTTTATCGTGGTGTCTTTGGTACTCAAAAACCAGGTGGTTGGCTAGCTAATGTTTTCGACTTCAAACTCAAAAATATTGCCAACACCAATGTTATCTACTGGGGTGGTAAACTTTTGGCATTATGGGAAGCAGCCGAACCCCATCTCCTCGATCCCTACACTTTAGAAACATTGGGGCGAGAATATTTCAACGGTGTTTTGTCATCTGGTGAAGCCTTTAGCGCCCATCCCCGTTTTGACCCCAGTTGTGAGCAAGATGGTGGTGAACCTTGCTTGGTAAACTTTTCTATTAAACCCGGACTTTCCACTACAATCACTATTTTCGAGCTAAATCTGGCAGGTAAAATTGTTAGAAAACACGCTCATAGTGTTCCTGGTTTCTGCTTTATTCATGATTTTGTCATCACTCCTCATTACTGCATCTTCTTTCAAAATCCTGTCAGCTTCAACCCCATACCTTTTGCCTTGGGAATACGTTCAGCGGGGGAATGTATCGATTTCCAACCGCATCAACCAACTCGTATCATAGTTATTCCTCGCTTTCCTCAAACAAAGGAAACTAAGGTAAAAATTTTGTCAACCCAATCTGGTTTCGTCTTCCACCACATCAATGCTTTTGAGGTGGGAAATGAAATTTTTATTGACTCGATTTGCTACGAATCTTTACCTGAAGTAGAGCCGGAAAGTGATTTTCGACAAGTTAATTTTGAGGCAATTTCGCCTGGACAACTCTGGCGGTTTAATCTCAACCTCGACGATGGAACAGTGCAAAGTAAGCTCATTGAAAGCCGCTGTTGTGAATTTCCCACTATAAACCCGGCTAATGTGGGACGAAACTATCAATATTTCTACATTGGTGCGGCTCATGCAGAAATTGGTAATGCTCCTTTACAAGCATTGCTGAAAATTGATTTACAGTCAGGAGAAAGACAACTTTGGAGTGCTGCACCCCGTGGTTTCATGGGTGAGCCAATTTTTGTTCCTCGTCCAGGTTCAAAGGGGGAAGATGACGGTTGGGTGCTGGCTTTAGTTTATGATGCTGCGGCTCATCGCTCAGATGTGGTGATTTTGGATGCCAGTGATTTCTCCAAAGGAGCGATCGCTCGCTTGCATCTCAAGCATCACATACCCTATGGTCTACATGGCAACTTTACTTCTGAAATTTTTGCACCAATTTAA
- a CDS encoding folate/biopterin family MFS transporter, protein MLIDSSGLSKVRDSVKDKIFFGHEPSAEFIAILTVYFVQGVIGLARLAVSFFLKDELLLSPSQVSALLGIVTLPWIIKPVFGFISDGLPIFGYRRRPYLVLAGILGALSWVSLATIVHTSWAATLTISLTSLSVAVSDVIVDSLVVERARVESQADIGSLQSLCWGSSALGGLMTAYFSGLLLEHFTTRTIFWITALFPLIVCAMAWFIAESPIRKDANETNNTNFLNVKHQMGQLRQAISQKIIWLPAAFIFILQATPTADSAFFFFTTNELHFQPEFLGRVRLVTSAASLAGIWIFQRFLKSVPFRVIFGWSTVISAVLGMTMLLLVTHTNRVLGIDDHWFSLGDSLVLTVMGQIAYMPVLVLAARLCPSGVEATLFALLMSVMNLAGIVSYGSGAIIMHWLGITQTNFDSLWLLVLITNLSTLLPLPFLNWLPDSDSQSETPALATNGEKPFLPDLMPELILRESESEAVD, encoded by the coding sequence ATGTTGATTGACTCCTCTGGCTTGTCTAAAGTAAGAGACTCAGTAAAAGACAAAATTTTCTTCGGCCATGAACCAAGTGCCGAGTTCATTGCCATTCTTACCGTCTACTTTGTCCAAGGGGTTATCGGCTTGGCGCGTCTAGCCGTCAGCTTTTTCCTCAAAGACGAACTCCTACTGAGTCCATCTCAGGTGTCAGCACTACTGGGAATTGTCACTCTACCTTGGATTATCAAGCCGGTCTTTGGCTTTATCTCAGACGGCTTACCCATATTCGGCTACCGTCGGCGTCCATATCTAGTGCTAGCCGGAATACTGGGAGCTCTTTCTTGGGTGAGTCTGGCAACAATAGTTCATACTAGCTGGGCGGCAACACTAACAATCAGTCTTACTAGCCTTTCTGTGGCTGTCAGTGATGTGATAGTTGACTCACTAGTCGTCGAACGAGCGAGAGTTGAATCGCAAGCGGATATTGGTTCACTACAATCTCTGTGCTGGGGTAGTTCCGCCTTGGGAGGTTTGATGACTGCCTATTTTAGCGGTTTGCTTCTGGAACATTTCACTACCCGCACGATATTTTGGATTACTGCCTTATTCCCTCTTATAGTCTGTGCGATGGCTTGGTTCATTGCCGAGTCTCCCATTCGCAAAGATGCTAACGAAACTAATAACACTAACTTTCTCAACGTTAAGCATCAAATGGGGCAACTACGCCAAGCCATCAGCCAAAAAATAATTTGGTTGCCAGCAGCATTCATTTTCATCTTGCAAGCTACCCCAACTGCTGACTCAGCTTTTTTCTTCTTTACCACCAACGAACTCCACTTTCAACCAGAATTTTTAGGTCGGGTACGGCTGGTGACAAGTGCTGCTTCCTTAGCTGGTATTTGGATTTTTCAACGATTCCTCAAAAGTGTCCCATTTCGCGTAATTTTTGGTTGGAGTACTGTCATTTCAGCAGTTTTAGGAATGACCATGCTGCTATTGGTGACTCACACCAACCGAGTTCTAGGCATAGACGACCACTGGTTTAGTTTGGGTGACAGTCTCGTACTCACTGTTATGGGGCAAATCGCCTATATGCCAGTGTTAGTCCTTGCAGCGAGACTTTGTCCTTCGGGAGTGGAGGCGACATTATTTGCCTTGTTGATGTCGGTGATGAACTTGGCAGGAATAGTTAGCTACGGATCTGGGGCTATCATCATGCATTGGCTAGGGATTACTCAAACTAACTTTGACTCCCTTTGGCTATTGGTGCTCATTACTAACCTCAGCACTTTGTTACCATTACCATTCCTCAACTGGCTACCAGATAGTGACTCACAAAGTGAGACACCAGCGTTAGCCACTAATGGAGAAAAGCCATTTTTACCTGATTTAATGCCTGAGTTAATACTGCGAGAATCAGAATCAGAAGCAGTTGACTAA
- a CDS encoding DUF4351 domain-containing protein yields the protein MIDHDRLFKELLTTFFWEFIELFFPEITAYLERDTITFIDKEVFTDVTAGEKYETDLIVKARFREQESFFLVHLEHQAYYQEAFDLRMYRYFARLYEKYGLPVYPIALFSYDRPQKAEINFHQLAFPNKVILQFNYDVIQLNRLNWREFLQQQNPVASALMAKMNIAPKDRPRVKSECLRLLATLQLDPARMQLVSGFIDTYLRLNAQEEQIFQTQIAQFEPTQQEVVMQIVTSWMEEGIQQGELKIIQRQLTRRIGVITPELQQQLQGLSLTQLEDLAEALLDFSNEADLVAWLQQLQ from the coding sequence ATGATAGACCACGATCGCTTATTCAAAGAACTACTAACAACCTTCTTCTGGGAATTCATCGAGTTATTCTTTCCAGAGATAACCGCTTATCTAGAAAGGGATACTATCACCTTCATCGACAAAGAAGTATTTACCGATGTCACCGCTGGCGAAAAATATGAAACCGACCTCATAGTCAAAGCTAGATTTAGAGAACAAGAATCATTTTTTCTGGTGCATCTAGAACATCAAGCTTATTATCAAGAAGCTTTTGATTTGCGGATGTATCGCTACTTTGCCAGATTGTATGAGAAATATGGCTTACCAGTTTACCCCATTGCTTTATTTTCTTATGATCGCCCTCAAAAAGCTGAGATAAACTTTCATCAATTAGCATTTCCCAATAAAGTTATCTTGCAGTTCAACTATGATGTCATTCAGTTGAATCGCCTGAATTGGCGAGAATTCCTGCAACAACAAAACCCAGTAGCGAGTGCGCTCATGGCTAAAATGAACATAGCACCAAAAGACCGCCCCAGAGTAAAATCTGAGTGTCTGCGCTTGCTAGCTACCTTGCAGTTAGATCCCGCAAGGATGCAATTGGTTTCCGGGTTTATTGACACTTACCTACGTCTAAATGCCCAAGAAGAACAAATTTTTCAGACTCAAATTGCTCAATTTGAACCAACTCAACAGGAGGTAGTAATGCAAATCGTCACCAGTTGGATGGAGGAAGGAATACAACAAGGAGAGTTGAAAATAATTCAACGTCAATTAACAAGGCGAATTGGTGTGATTACTCCTGAATTACAACAACAACTCCAAGGGTTATCGTTAACTCAGTTAGAAGATTTAGCAGAAGCCTTACTAGATTTTTCAAATGAAGCTGATTTAGTCGCTTGGTTACAACAATTACAATAA
- a CDS encoding type I restriction endonuclease subunit R, translating into MVSSVGITDSIKSLSDLQTRCNLTQADSDRFFYEWIDELPELNQQEQAGIARIKQRYDYHRVDGLLLEGTINLLVVSPLLELAGFLDPPYRIRSPYGVGLELEDPDETIRGFIDTLVVQKRLWILVVESKRNSIPVPAALPQLLAYMLTNPQNNKPVFGMATNSDEFVFLKLTLTDTPLYDVSRTFSLFPRRHELAKVLRILKRLGQAVLE; encoded by the coding sequence ATGGTCTCTAGCGTTGGAATTACTGACAGTATTAAAAGCTTGAGTGATTTACAGACTCGTTGTAATTTAACTCAAGCTGATAGCGATCGCTTTTTCTACGAGTGGATTGACGAATTACCCGAACTCAACCAACAAGAACAGGCGGGTATTGCTCGAATTAAGCAGCGCTATGACTACCATCGGGTTGATGGTCTACTGTTAGAAGGTACGATTAACCTTTTAGTGGTTTCGCCGTTGTTGGAACTCGCAGGTTTTCTCGATCCACCATATCGAATTCGCTCACCCTATGGCGTTGGATTAGAACTTGAAGATCCTGATGAAACAATTCGCGGCTTTATTGACACACTAGTTGTACAAAAAAGGCTGTGGATTTTGGTGGTGGAGTCGAAACGAAATAGCATTCCAGTACCAGCAGCATTACCGCAATTATTAGCTTATATGCTGACTAATCCTCAGAATAATAAACCTGTGTTCGGAATGGCAACAAACAGCGATGAGTTTGTATTTCTCAAGCTTACTCTCACAGACACTCCGCTGTATGATGTATCGCGGACATTTTCTTTATTTCCTCGAAGACATGAGTTAGCTAAAGTCTTGCGGATTCTCAAGCGATTGGGACAAGCTGTGTTGGAGTAA
- a CDS encoding exonuclease domain-containing protein, producing MKTQRDHYFLIVDLEATCCNNGSIPSHEMEIIEIGAVMLNRATWKIDSEFQQFIQPVRHPHLTYFCTDLTTIRQQDINQAPKFPEAIYGLKKWIYLFPNYIFCSWGNYDKKQFIQDCQFHNVPYPFTPGHINIKKEFSEDFGVSKGFGMAKALELLGIELKGTHHRGIDDARNIAAIYTHMKTKKQADMRGSL from the coding sequence ATGAAAACTCAAAGAGACCACTATTTTTTGATAGTCGATCTGGAGGCTACTTGCTGCAACAATGGCAGTATTCCCAGTCATGAAATGGAAATCATCGAAATCGGTGCAGTAATGCTCAATAGAGCAACATGGAAAATTGATTCAGAGTTTCAGCAATTTATTCAACCAGTTAGACATCCACATCTGACATATTTTTGCACTGACTTGACTACTATCAGACAACAAGATATTAACCAAGCGCCAAAATTTCCGGAGGCAATTTATGGGTTAAAAAAATGGATTTATTTATTTCCAAATTATATTTTCTGTTCTTGGGGAAACTACGATAAAAAGCAATTTATCCAAGATTGCCAATTTCATAATGTCCCTTATCCTTTTACTCCAGGACACATAAATATCAAAAAGGAATTTTCAGAAGATTTTGGCGTATCTAAAGGTTTTGGTATGGCAAAGGCTCTTGAACTTTTGGGTATAGAGTTAAAAGGCACACATCATCGAGGTATAGACGATGCAAGGAATATTGCAGCTATTTATACACACATGAAAACGAAAAAACAAGCTGATATGAGAGGCTCTTTATAA
- a CDS encoding NAD(P)(+) transhydrogenase (Re/Si-specific) subunit beta, which translates to MSDFLPTGIQLTYLVAASLFILGLKKLGSPATARNGNVIAAVGMLLAIVATMLDQHVLNYEMILLGLAIGSGIGAIAAYKVQMTEMPQMVGLLNGLGGAASALVAVAEFWRLLGSSQPIPLDVNISMLLDVLIGGVTFTGSFLAFAKLQGLISGSPITFPFQQPFNLLLLAGYVVGSAYLIITPDSLPIFLGVVAVSLVLGVMFVIPIGGGDMPVVISLLNSLSGVAASAAGFVVMNNMLIIAGALVGASGLILTEIMCKAMNRSLFSVLFSAFGTGSAAGGGAAGGAAIDQTVRSIDPEEGAMMLGYARNVVIVPGYGMAVAQAQHSVRELADQLERMGVDVKYAIHPVAGRMPGHMNVLLAEANVPYTQLYDMDDINPQFEQADVALVIGANDVVNPAARSDTNSPIYGMPILEVDRAKQTIVIKRGMSTGFAGVDNELFYKDKTTMLFGSAKDMVSKLVSEVKQL; encoded by the coding sequence GTGAGCGATTTTTTACCAACTGGCATTCAGCTGACGTACTTAGTCGCTGCATCCTTATTCATTCTGGGTTTGAAAAAGCTGGGTTCACCCGCCACAGCCAGAAATGGTAATGTGATCGCGGCTGTGGGGATGTTGCTAGCAATTGTGGCAACAATGCTCGATCAGCATGTGTTGAATTATGAAATGATTTTGTTAGGCTTGGCCATTGGATCGGGAATTGGTGCGATCGCAGCCTACAAAGTGCAAATGACGGAAATGCCCCAAATGGTGGGTTTACTCAACGGCTTAGGCGGTGCGGCTTCGGCACTAGTGGCTGTTGCAGAATTCTGGCGGTTGTTGGGAAGTTCTCAACCCATACCGTTGGATGTGAACATTTCCATGTTGTTGGATGTGTTAATTGGTGGTGTCACCTTCACAGGTAGTTTTCTCGCCTTTGCCAAATTGCAAGGTTTAATCAGTGGTTCCCCAATTACATTTCCTTTCCAGCAACCATTCAACCTCTTGCTTCTGGCAGGTTACGTGGTGGGTAGTGCCTACTTAATCATCACACCGGATAGTTTACCCATATTCTTGGGAGTGGTTGCGGTTTCTTTAGTGTTGGGTGTGATGTTCGTCATCCCCATTGGCGGCGGCGATATGCCTGTGGTAATTTCGCTGTTAAACTCCTTGTCGGGCGTAGCAGCATCCGCCGCTGGGTTTGTGGTGATGAACAATATGTTAATCATCGCTGGGGCATTAGTGGGAGCCTCTGGTCTTATCCTGACTGAAATTATGTGTAAAGCAATGAACCGTTCGCTTTTCAGCGTGTTGTTCAGTGCTTTTGGTACAGGGAGTGCTGCTGGTGGTGGTGCGGCTGGTGGTGCTGCAATTGATCAAACCGTCCGCAGCATTGATCCCGAAGAAGGCGCGATGATGTTGGGTTATGCGCGTAACGTGGTGATTGTACCAGGTTATGGTATGGCTGTAGCCCAAGCACAGCATAGTGTGCGGGAATTGGCAGATCAACTAGAACGTATGGGTGTTGATGTTAAGTATGCCATTCACCCTGTGGCTGGAAGAATGCCCGGACATATGAATGTGTTGCTGGCTGAGGCAAATGTGCCTTATACCCAGTTGTACGATATGGATGATATTAATCCCCAGTTTGAACAAGCCGATGTGGCTTTAGTAATTGGGGCAAATGATGTGGTAAATCCTGCGGCGCGTAGTGATACCAATAGCCCGATTTATGGTATGCCGATTCTGGAAGTAGATCGGGCGAAGCAGACAATTGTGATTAAGCGCGGGATGAGTACGGGTTTTGCTGGTGTAGATAATGAGTTGTTCTACAAGGATAAAACTACGATGCTTTTTGGTAGCGCGAAGGATATGGTGTCGAAGTTGGTTTCGGAAGTGAAGCAGCTGTAA